The Sebastes umbrosus isolate fSebUmb1 chromosome 4, fSebUmb1.pri, whole genome shotgun sequence genome has a window encoding:
- the slc15a5 gene encoding solute carrier family 15 member 5, which yields MVTGDLQRLPEGRRQSRRLSQAPRPDRRPPPPRKSRKKLQVIICVLLVELFERFTFFGIVCNTILFCTVKLGYDNYLAATVNLCFVGASTLTPVLVGWFAETCLGRTKVLYLCAFLHFFGTAMLPVVAFPFEDFYIDTHHMTHQLEPREQQILFYTGLLAAALGIGGIRAILCPMGAYSLQCYNQHQLLSFFNWFYWLVNLNSTVVFLGIAYIQQSVGKNLGFLIPFTSVLLALIAIHMMRNNLTYKPKKGGSLLTTLGVFLNSLKMCCLHSRHLSGDVGSWLDRAKENNGGRYSETHVENVKVLAKLFPLYGLQLLYKACITQIPSGYYIQTMNSNLHLNNLLLPIGAMNVISILPLLLLAPLIECVTTCYLSMEKVPLAPAKVITLGHACATLSVLVAGLSEMQRRSYPLVEQTLSGKVLQVSSMPCFHLAPQYILLGLAEALVTPACSLISFQLTPSHIRGISLHFLTLSYGGGCFLGAFVVQLVYFLSGGNFYPNTLHDGNLERFFFLMATLMAVNTLVFWRVSSRYIDLTVQGKALTISPLTEKLLRYKACLRFYDTVDCSYTNASIESIL from the exons CCAGAGGGCAGACGCCAATCGCGTCGACTCTCCCAGGCCCCCCGTCCGGACCGTCGACCGCCACCACCAAGGAAGTCCCGCAAGAAGCTCCAAGTTATCATCTGTGTGCTGCTGGTGGAGCTGTTTGAGAGATTCACTTTCTTTGGGATTGTATGCAACACGATTCTCTTCTGCACTGTGAAGCTGGGCTATGATAACTACCTGGCTGCGACAGTCAACCTTTGCTTCGTAGGAGCCAGCACCCTGACCCCGGTTCTGGTCGGGTGGTTTGCAGAGACCTGCCTGGGAAGGACCAAGGTGCTTTACTTGTGTGCTTTCCTTCATTTCTTTG GCACAGCCATGCTGCCCGTGGTGGCATTCCCGTTCGAAGACTTCTACATTGACACTCATCACATGACGCACCAGCTGGAACCTCGGGAGCAGCAGATCTTGTTCTACACCGGCCTCCTGGCTGCTGCGCTGGGCATTGGCGGCATCCGGGCCATCCTCTGTCCCATGGGAGCCTACAGCCTGCAGTGCTACAATCAGCACCAGCTACTGTCCTTCTTCAACTG gtTCTACTGGTTGGTCAACCTGAATTCCACCGTGGTGTTTCTGGGTATCGCTTACATCCAGCAGTCTGTGGGCAAAAATCTGGGCTTCCTCATCCCCTTCACCTCTGTGCTGCTGGCTCTAATCGCCATTCACATGATGCGGAACAATCTCACCTATAAACCCAAGAAAG GTGGATCATTATTGACCACACTGGGAGTTTTCTTGAACTCTCTCAAAATGTGCTGCCTCCACTCTCGTCACCTGAGTGGAGATGTGGGATCTTGGTTAGACCGGGCCAAGGAGAACAACGGCGGCCGTTACAGCGAAACACATGTAGAAAATGTCAAAGTCCTGGCCAAGCTCTTCCCTCTGTATGGCCTTCAGCTGCTCTACAAAGCCTGCATCACACAG ATTCCCTCAGGTTACTACATACAGACGATGAACTCAAACCTTCACCTGAACAACCTCCTGTTGCCCATCGGCGCCATGAATGTGATCAGCATCCTGCCTCTGCTGCTCTTAGCCCCGCTGATCGAGTGTGTGACCACTTGCTACCTCTCCATGGAAAAAGTCCCTCTGGCACCTGCAAAAGTCATCA CTCTGGGCCACGCGTGTGCCACCCTGTCGGTCCTGGTGGCAGGTTTGTCTGAGATGCAGAGGAGATCGTACCCTCTGGTGGAGCAGACCCTGTCCGGAAAAGTTCTGCAGGTGTCGTCCATGCCGTGTTTCCATTTGGCTCCTCAGTACATCCTGCTCGGTCTCGCGGAGGCTCTCGTCACTCCTGCAT GTTCCCTTATATCTTTCCAGCTGACACCGAGCCACATCAGAGGGATCTCCCTGCACTTCCTCACTCTGTCCTACGGAGGGGGCTGCTTTCTGGGAGCCTTCGTCGTTCAGCTGGTGTACTTTCTCTCTGGAG GTAACTTCTACCCAAACACATTGCATGATGGGAATCTGGAGAGATTCTTCTTCCTCATGGCCACACTGATGGCTGTTAATACCCTCGTGTTTTGGAGAGTATCTAGCAG GTACATAGACCTGACTGTGCAGGGTAAAGCACTGACCATCAGCCCGCTGACTGAGAAGCTGCTGCGTTACAAGGCCTGCCTGCGGTTCTACGACACCGTGGATTGCTCCTACACAAACGCCTCCATTGAATCTATTTTATGA
- the LOC119487192 gene encoding tripartite motif-containing protein 16-like, whose amino-acid sequence MADSHELFECSICLQLLDDPGTTACGHSYCIKCISAFWDVHNDSGRSYSCPQCRQTFTPRPDLKRNTLLATVLEDHKRTNSLNAAAAAAEDTYAAPGDVPCDACTGRKQKACMFCLVCLASYCETHLQPHFEVPPLKKHNLIQASARIKDNICGRHDKLLEIYCRTDQQFICLLCVVDEHKGHDAVAVAAEKCEMQKQLEGTKEEIADRVLNSERKMAELRQAAGSIRDAAWEACDDFEQQCVESVRIFIHSVERKRSEMREKVGEAEKAGVDWTNSHLRQLEREVLELRRREDELDQLSLTEDPIQFLQGFKALGGLPVFTDSHQRLDQLTEFATAQTDKLRNMCNKEKKELFSHSEKNMLSSEKPRRLEETSRKYFLTKYKNSTVEVDPSTVAAYLCLSERNREISWGDRDQAHPDHPDRFTFYHQALCKKGLKGSHYWEVEWDGGVVDLAVSYKGIERKGTGKHCCFGHNELSWKLTCSSSGCTFWHNNLHRGQIPPVLSRRVGIHLDYEAGTLCFYSVSDSDHLTRLHQIQTTFTEPLYPGFSVDLGSTLKIRNI is encoded by the exons ATGGCTGACAGTCATGAATTGTTCGAGTGCTCCATCTGTCTACAGTTACTGGATGATCCTGGGACGACGGCCTGTGGACACAGTTACTGTATAAAATGCATCAGTGCCTTCTGGGATGTACATAATGACAGTGGAAGGAGttacagctgccctcagtgcAGGCAGACTTTCACCCCGAGGCCTGATCTGAAGAGAAACACACTCCTGGCTACCGTGTTAGAGGACCACAAGAGGACAAACAGTctaaatgctgctgctgctgctgctgaagacaCCTATGCTGCACCTGGTGATGTGCCATGTGACGCCTGCACAGGGAGAAAACAAAAAGCTTGCATGTTCTGCCTGGTGTGTTtggcctcttactgtgagaCTCACCTGCAGCCTCACTTTGAGGTGCCACCATTAAAAAAGCACAATCTGATACAAGCCTCTGCAAGGATCAAAGACAACATCTGTGGCCGTCATGACAAACTCCTGGAGATTTACTGTCGCACTGATCAGCAGTTCATATGCCTGCTGTGTGTGGTGGATGAGCACAAAGGTCACGACGCAGTGGCAGTGGCAGCAGAGAAGTGTGAAATGCAG AAACAGCTGGAGGGGACTAAAGAGGAAATAGCAGACCGAGTGTTGAATTCAGAGAGGAAAATGGCAGAGCTGAGGCAGGCTGCAGGCTCTATAAGA GATGCTGCGTGGGAGGCGTGTGATGACTTTGAGCAACAGTGCGTGGAAAGCGTCCGTATATTCATCCACTCTGTGGAGAGAAAGCGCTCTGAGATGAGGGAGAAAGTTGGAGAAGCGGAGAAAGCCGGAGTGGACTGGACCAACAGTCATCTCAGGCAGCTGGAGCGTGAAGTGTtggagctgaggaggagagaggatgaacTCGACCAGCTTTCACTAACAGAGGACCCCATTCAGTTTCTGCAG GGTTTCAAGGCCCTGGGTGGCCTCCCTGTCTTCACAGACTCACATCAAAGACTTGACCAGCTGACAGAGTTTGCCACTGCACAGACAGATAAACTGAGAAATATGtgcaacaaagaaaagaaagaattaTTCAGtcattctgaaaaaaatatgt TGTCATCAGAAAAGCCAAGGCGGCTTGAGGAAACATCAAGGAAATACTTTTTGACCAAATATAAAA ACTCCACAGTAGAGGTGGATCCCAGCACAGTAGCTGCATATCTTTGCTTGTCTGAGAGAAACCGTGAGATATCGTGGGGTGACAGGGACCAGGCTCACCCTGACCACCCCGACAGATTCACCTTCTATCACCAGGCTCTGTGCAAAAAGGGCCTCAAGGGCAGCCactactgggaggtggagtgggATGGTGGCGTTGTGGATTTGGCCGTGTCATACAAAGGCATTGAAAGGAAGGGTACAGGCAAACATTGCTGCTTTGGCCACAATGAGCTCTCCTGGAAATTAACCTGCTCTTCTTCCGGCTGCACGTTTTGGCACAATAATCTTCACAGAGGCCAGATTCCTCCGGTTCTCTCCCGCAGAGTGGGCATACACCTGGATTACGAAGCGGGAACACTTTGCTTCTACAGTGTCTCTGACTCTGATCATTTGACACGGCTGCATCAAATCCAGACCACCTTCACTGAACCTCTCTATCCTGGCTTTTCTGTTGATTTAGGTTCAACACTGAAAATACGTAACATCTAA